The Etheostoma cragini isolate CJK2018 unplaced genomic scaffold, CSU_Ecrag_1.0 ScbMSFa_4656, whole genome shotgun sequence genome window below encodes:
- the LOC117941204 gene encoding sentrin-specific protease 7-like translates to MRHQRVKTWTRNVDVFTKDFLFFPVNQEAHWFLVLVCFPGLEEVQYQAFQSPAGGPEPAASSFSLRSQQPPQCTQQSWQSDTVLKRPCILVMDSLKLSYHENVCRLLRE, encoded by the exons ACGTTGACGTCTTCACCAAAGACTTCCTGTTTTTTCCCGTCAATCAAGA AGCTCACTGGTTCCTGGTTCTGGTTTGTTTCCCGGGTCTGGAGGAAGTCCAGTACCAAGCGTTTCAAAGTCCAGCAG gaggaccagaaccagcggCTTCATCCTTCAGTCTGAGATCGCAGCAGCCTCCG cagtgCACTCAGCAGAGCTGGCAGAGCGACACTGTGTTAAAGCG TCCGTGCATCCTGGTCATGGACTCCCTGAAGCTGTCGTACCACGAGAATGTCTGCAGACTCCTCAGAGAGTGA